The nucleotide sequence ccctctcctctctctctctcaaataaaaaaagaagaagattggAAGAAACATTGCGAAGTTTCTCCTGGACCTGCCGAGATGCAGTCCCACCCGTGTGAAACAGACGTGAACTCCGGCGAACCTCGGGCCCGGCTGCAGGAAGCGCGCCCCGGCTCCCGGCCCGCGGGTTCGTTCAGAAGCCGCCGCCGGCTCGGGGTCGCCGCGGAGCCCACGGGAGCCACCAAGTTGACGTGGTGTTTGCGGCTCCCGTTTCTGCTACTGATTCTCGTGCGCAAGATCAAGGCGGCGCCAGCCGAGTTGGTCGTGGGCGAGACGCCGGGCGGAGGAGAGACAGGTGAGTCCCGGGGCCTTGGGAACCTGTCGCTGGCTGGGGccgccctctcctctccctccgccGACTCCACCAAGTCCCCGCCGCGGGCTCCTGTCCCACTCCGCGGAATCCGTCGGGACTTCGTCGCCCTGTGGGACGGAAAAGAGGGGACCTGGGCGACCACGGACTGCCAGGCTCTAGGCGCGCGGAGCaggacggggagagggagaggccgcCGCAGGGAGTCAGCTGtcgcccccagcccccgcctgccCTCTCGGGGAGCCGGAGCCCGAGCCCCCGAGCTCCGGACTGTGGGCAGGACAGGGCGATCGCACAGGGCCTGGACCGGGCACAACTCCACGACTCTGCCACTGACGCAACTTCTCCACGAGTCACCAACCCCACTGCTGTCCACCATTACACTTCCCAGCTATGGCTTATGCAACTCTAGGCGCTCCTTCACCAGCCACATCCCAGCACCACCCAGCTCAGGGTAGGCAGCTCTGATACCCCAGGACTACACCTGCCCCTTAGGGGCTGTGATTTCCCGTAACTCAACTGTCATTCCCTCCGTTCATCACAGGGTGGTGTCTCTACCTAACATTCCAATGTTAGGATGTGACAGAGGGCATGGAAGAACATTTTCCTACAGTAACTGTGTCACAGGGTGGTGTGGCCCAAGGAGCAGGTCCAGCCACACAATCATCCACATATTGTCTCTGGCTGCTCCCCTGCGAAGGACACAGACTTGAGCAATTACAACACAGACGTATGCAATATTAATATATACAGAGAATCTTTACACCAGGCCCGCATTTCAATGAAAATAGGATAGGGTTCACACCCCTGTGTCCTTACAGAGGTTTTAGCGTTGATGCTCAACTCTCATTTCATCCAGGGTAGGGCACAGTTTTAACATTGTGTTTGGAGAAAAGAGTAGACAGTGTGAGAATATTGGACTTGAATGTCCCTGCCACCCAGCCCCCAACCCACAGGTAATTCAACTACAAACAGTTTTCACTCCTGTAACAAGTGTAGGGAATGGGAAAGGACCACTACAGGAGTACCTGAGCCAATGGTGTCACTGTGAACAGGACCTGGGGCAGGTGACTTCTCGTCATCTGCAATACCAGCTGCCCCGCACCATTTCAATGACAGGGCCCTGATGACACTAGGATCCCTGAGGACGATGTCAACTCACACACTAGGTCCACTGACAATGTCTGCATGGTCTCTGCTCCCGTGTCTACCCACCCCTGCGAATGACCACATGACCCTTTGCAGAAGGCCAGCAGGAAGCACGGCACGTGCTGTTGACCTGAAGGGTCCCTCCTGCTTGGAAGCAGCCTTGTGCTTCTACTACAAGGTTCCAGCTCTGAGAAGGGGcttgggtctggatcccaggcaGAGAATCCAGACTCTCTCTTGGGTGTTTGCTTTCAGGCTCCTCCTTGTTCATACTGGGGACGATGTTTTCATTGTTCAAATCCAGCAGCGTCTGGTTTGGCCATCTGGCTAATTTGCCTCTAGGATCACTTTGTTCTGTGAGCCCAAGGGATGGAGAGCTTTCTGTGGGGCAGGCCTGGCTGGCATTGCAGCCTTAGGATCATTTCAGTCTTTGCCGCCTCCCTGCTTCGGACAGTTGAACACTGCATCTCAGATCTCTTACTTTGCGAGTTTTCACCCTATTACTACTGGGCGCTATTTCTGCAACACCGCCTCCTTCAGCCAATCAGACATCACCGACCTTCTTGACAATGCTGGTGCCCTTCTCCCAGTGCAGTCTTTATGACTTTGGTGTAAAGAGTTCTCCAGACCTCTCCATGAGCACAGTTGGAGGACATGTTTTAGTTTCATGTTTGGCATTTCCTGCAATGTCTGTTCTATGAAAGGCTGAGGTGCTGGGTATCAGCCTGATAGACACAGGGGACATTTCAATGGCTATGTGGCCTCCTGCCAGACAGAGGCATCCTGATCCTATCCCAACAGGGGAAGAGCAGCAGCCTCTactactggggggaggggctatGCAGGGACAGTCCTTGCTCTGCAGGCACAGCCCTTCAGGGATGTCACTGCTGTCACCTGGATGGCAGCGGGGTGCctgctgctttttctcttccaGCCCCAACCTCCACCTGTGTTTTCCCTTCGCAGCTGCTCTCTCGCTTTCCTACAATTTCTCCATCACATCTCAGCCCAGGCCTGGACCATCATGGTGTGAGATTCAAGGCCAGGTGAATGGAAACAAGTTTCTTTCCTATGCCTGCGGGAGCAAGGAGGTCAAACCTGTTGGTTCTCTGGGGATGAAGCTGAAGGACACAGCATTCTGGGACACACAGAGGGAACCTCTGAAAGACCTGGAGGAAGAGCTCAGAAAGAAACTGCTGGACATCAAAGCAGAAATTTTCACTAAAAGCGGTGAGTCTGAAGgcccagggcagaaggagaatgcTTTGGCAGGGCCAGGGAGGTATGGTTTTCATGTAAAACTTTGAAGTGGGTCCCATGCATGCGGCCCAGCAGCCCAGACAGACAAGGAGGCCAGAGCAGGACCAGGAGTGTGGAAGGGGAGCTGAGGAGTGTGCAACGGGTGGGGCAAAGGATTGGTCAAGATCAGAGGCTGACCTGTTTCTGCTGGTTTGGGCGGGGGCAGATTCTCTCACCATGCAGGGCAGGCTCATGTGTGAGCGTGGGGCCGACGGACACACCAGAGGATCCTGGCGGTTTGCCTTCAATGAGCAGTTCACCTGCCTCTTTGACCCGGAGAATAGGAAGTGGACAGTGTTTCCTCCTGGAGGCCAATGGTTCAAGGGCACGTTGGACAATGACGGAATGCTGACCAAGCTCCTCATGGGGACCGCAAACGGAGACTGTAAGAGCTGGCTCCAGCATGTGTGGGAGCGCTGGGATGAAACGCAGGAGACCACAGGTAACTCAGAAGACTGGATGGAGTGCTGGTTCTCTTGAAATGACCTCGACCTACCCCACAGTgtgggtggtgtgtgtgtctatgtgtgtctgtgtgtgtgtgtctgtgtgtgtc is from Mustela erminea isolate mMusErm1 chromosome 4, mMusErm1.Pri, whole genome shotgun sequence and encodes:
- the LOC116587711 gene encoding UL16-binding protein 2-like — its product is MLPRPLLSLSQIKKEEDWKKHCEVSPGPAEMQSHPCETDVNSGEPRARLQEARPGSRPAGSFRSRRRLGVAAEPTGATKLTWCLRLPFLLLILVRKIKAAPAELVVGETPGGGETAALSLSYNFSITSQPRPGPSWCEIQGQVNGNKFLSYACGSKEVKPVGSLGMKLKDTAFWDTQREPLKDLEEELRKKLLDIKAEIFTKSDSLTMQGRLMCERGADGHTRGSWRFAFNEQFTCLFDPENRKWTVFPPGGQWFKGTLDNDGMLTKLLMGTANGDCKSWLQHVWERWDETQETTVAPTTWQDSAPTRNIRMVIVSSVVVVAIVVIIICSHQKSTPVWNFFRRTGCQGYQEAPDSGD